One part of the Aphis gossypii isolate Hap1 unplaced genomic scaffold, ASM2018417v2 Contig00106, whole genome shotgun sequence genome encodes these proteins:
- the LOC126553241 gene encoding uncharacterized protein LOC126553241: MVWCVVHFVLDNSVEVVPGFWYAKGNCAWPRSSKTKDIKKAIFNQVRPNKLDFSFFEARCLSSNIDSCSKAQKKCEMAKGKSDLSSTEEDKLKKKKIRRQNRVCLQTVNNSISIKSTEGPTSKYNKKTLHKDDQYARLLHYMLTIKYEIKSIHEKLDIIIQRDEENTLTKTRESQLLYDTCLIDDKLPIKSQENLQEFENELSIDKNYRHQLVKRLSSVSGKSIKIMVKRIMTLMFTPELLCKFSYNGRGNKKCSFEKLLVNKIIFESVKTIKKFAASDNSTNEIEQVIKYVLIQTPFKIRDKTVQ, translated from the exons ATGGTGTGGTGTGttgtacattttgttttgGACAACAGTGTGGAAGTAGTTCCTGGATTCTGGTATGCAAAAGGGAATTGTGCTTGGCCAAGATCGTCCAAAACTAAAGACATAAAAAAAGCAATATTCAATCAAGTACGACCAAATAAGCttgatttttcgttttttgaaGCACGTTGTTTGAGCAGTAATATCG acAGTTGTTCAAAGGcccaaaaaaaatgtgaaatggCAAAGGGTAAATCTGACCTTTCTTCGACAGaagaagataaattaaaaaagaaaaaaattagaagaCAAAATAGAGTTTGTTTACAAACTG tcaaCAATAGTATATCCATTAAATCCACAGAAGGACctacatcaaaatataacaaaaaaactcTTCATAAAg ATGATCAATATGCGAGGTTATTGCATTATATgctaacaattaaatatgaaattaaatcaatacatgagaaattagatataattattcagaGAGACGAAGAAAATACTTTGACAAAAACTAGAGAATCTCAACTCTTATACGATACTTGTCTTATAGATGATAAATTGCCTATTAAAAGCCAGGAAAATCtacaagaatttgaaaatgagttatctattgataaaaattatcggCATCAGTTG GTCAAACGTTTATCATCTGTTAGTGGaaaatccattaaaattaTGGTAAAACGAATAATGACTCTTATGTTTACACCTGAATTGCTATGCAAATTTTCATACAACGGACgcggaaataaaaaatgctcgtttgaaaaattacttgtgaataaaattatttttg aatctgtgaaaactattaaaaaatttgctgCATCCGATAATTCAACCAACGAAATTGAAcaggttataaaatatgtgctaATTCAAACgccatttaaaattagagaTAAGacagttcaataa